The following proteins are co-located in the Purpureocillium takamizusanense chromosome 10, complete sequence genome:
- a CDS encoding uncharacterized protein (EggNog:ENOG503P7D3) produces MMPSRLSNGASQTKFELPALNLDFGSITDGTNIPPPPASPLQEVPTPPQTPPADKKEPAVAAAATATAAKAAAPNGTANGGSDKPIASTPPNGNLAGTKRPADEPPLSPAGSGRQGSLRRLFSRNMLNASYTEGRSPLTANGSVTNLPRPESRGASSIVDDRKSKRSSGWFRRLRGGDSKRSSLIFEDASTTTTAPSPKKPSGPPPPMIPELADLEKDDGGLGHDMFKNIK; encoded by the coding sequence ATGATGCCTTCTCGCCTCAGCAACGGGGCCTCGCAAACCAAGttcgagctgcccgccctcaACCTCGACTTTGGCAGCATCACCGACGGCACAAACATCCCcccaccgcccgcctccccccttcAGGAGgtgcccacgccgcctcagaccccgccggccgacaagaaggagcctgccgtcgcagcagccgccaccgccaccgccgccaaggccgcaGCTCCCAACGGGACTGCCAACGGGGGCTCTGACAAGCCCATCGCTTCCACACCACCAAATGGTAATCTCGCCGGAACCAAGCGGCCCGCCGATGAGCCGCCCCTGAGCCCCGCTGGGTCCGGCCGCCAGGGCAGCCTCCGCAGGCTGTTTAGTAGGAATATGCTGAACGCTAGTTATACAGAGGGCCGATCGCCCCTGACGGCCAACGGCTCCGTCACCAACCTGCCCCGACCTGAGAGCCGTGGCGCCTcgagcatcgtcgacgaccgcaAGTCTAAGCGAAGCAGCGGATGGTTCCGGCGCctacgcggcggcgactccaAGCGGTCCAGCCTCATCTTCGAGGACGCCTCGACCACGACAACGGCCCCTTCTCCGAAGAAACCctctggcccgccgcccccgatGATCCCagagctcgccgacctcgaaAAGGACGACGgaggcctcggccacgacatGTTTAAGAATATCAAATAG
- a CDS encoding uncharacterized protein (EggNog:ENOG503NYRI~COG:Q), protein MSMDDVIRGKAALITGAGSGINLAFARLLLESGCSVIIGDLALQPEAQALVDQYTPSSPAFSSSSPPPPASSSSATTTSTTSSSSSPLPSPPPPPPSQQQQRPRALFHRTDVSSFPQLTSLFSFAATTFPHTLTIVVAGAGIFEPPWSTFWSPPRTDSNPLSPSRDDAAAEPGAFAALSINLVHPIRLAQLALAHWTRNGMTAATVAANTATTAPAANGTTPNGHNNNNHHHHRHPPTFVAVSSIAGHTASPAYPLYFASKYGLHGFVRSMGMLRDAVGVRFGAVAPGAVKTPIFDNDPSKANLASGTVNWLPASDVARAMLRLVVDPALGDGTILEVLHSGSRVVPLFNADPPEALDQMLPALRSEVQLLAEKLASNQFAV, encoded by the exons ATGTCCATGGACGACGTCATCCGGGGCAAGGCCGCCCTCATCACCGGCGCTGGTTCAG GCATCaacctcgccttcgcccgcctcctcctcgagagCGGCTgctccgtcatcatcggcgacctcgccctccagcccgaagcccaagccctcgtcgaccagtacaccccttcttctcctgctttttcttcttcttcccctcctccccctgcttcttcttcttctgcaACAACAACGTCAACaacatcttcctcctcctcccccctcccgtcgccgccgccgccgcccccatcgcagcagcagcaacgcccCCGCGCCCTCTTCCACCGCACCGAcgtctcctccttcccccaGCTCacctccctcttctccttcgccgccaccaccttcCCCCACACcctcaccatcgtcgtcgccggcgcgggaaTCTTCGAGCCCCCCTGGTCCACCTTCTGGAGCCCCCCGCGCACCGACTCCAACCCGCTCTCCCCctcgcgcgacgacgcggccgcagAGCCtggcgcctttgccgccCTCTCCATCAACCTCGTCCACCccatccgcctcgcccagctcgccctcgcgcacTGGACGCGCAACGGCATGACTgctgccaccgtcgccgccaatACTGCTAccaccgcccccgccgcgaATGGGACGACGCCCAACGGtcacaacaacaacaaccaccaccaccaccgccaccccCCTACCTTTGTCGCCGTGAGCAGCATCGCTGGCCAcaccgcctcccccgcctaCCCGCTCTACTTTGCCAGCAAGTATGGCCTGCACGGCTTCGTCCGCTCCATGGGCATGCTGCGGGACGCTGTGGGCGTTCGCTtcggtgccgtcgccccgGGCGCTGTCAAG ACGCCCATCTTCGACAACGACCCCTCCAAGGCCAACctcgccagcggcaccgTCAACTGGCTCCCCGCGTCCGACGTCGCCCGTGCCatgctccgcctcgtcgtcgacccggccctcggcgacggcaccatcctcgaggtcctccaCTCGGGCTCCCGCGTCGTGCCCCTCTTCAACGCCGACCCTcccgaggccctcgaccagATGCTCCCCGCCCTGCGCAGCGAGgtccagctgctggccgagaagctcgccTCCAACCAGTTTGCCGTCTAA
- a CDS encoding uncharacterized protein (EggNog:ENOG503NXWD~COG:P~TransMembrane:7 (i178-199o266-285i297-317o358-377i518-535o541-559i603-629o)), with amino-acid sequence MTRPPGASGTNSGSNVDVNAPAQQPTATPSKRPRTQDPEAVGEEPDPRGSSSRRSRRRGRYFGPDGALRPFRLLRGDAASLRARWPSDWTVFNQQVVASAVYVFFTNLLPGITFAGDLAVQTGRSWGTVEVVLSTGLCGVVFAVFSAQPLTILGVTGPFAVLAENIYKLCETRFQVDFLALMAWTLIHAGWMHVLLAALNAHDWTMRYVTHFSADIFSLLNSVIYVHKAALELQREHARARSRAATSSSLGPDNGGEGIEAALAPFLYAVLGAAGTCLLAVLLSTAPSSWAPLLPRWLRVGLGEYAAALSVLLWVGVPHVGDLVALDHARLEVQGESLRPSAWPARGGFVVEFWRLPVGWVFLAAVPGAIVTVLFFFDHEISSIICASRGRYGVRKPGGFAWDVALLGLTTAVCGVVGIPPANGLLPQAPLHTESLLYRRVDGRGDAVDGDDDDDDDEEGEEEERSDVPRGVDDPEQQQPVRPAASSTPSPPSPPSPPPPSPSPPAARTRTRTHEQRYSPLLQAALILAFIAPPLQRVLGLTPTSVLAGLFLFMAYQSLRANPMLARVGHLVTPPSALPPLDSGNGNGKVSWRGVHAFTAAQLLLTALVFGVTLTVAAPAFPLLVVALVPLRLTVMPRLWSRETLAHVDAWACRPGRPEDVRGCRSSSPSSPSSLLPSPSSSSRGRARDGEGPSGKTTAGAAATGHSPPAASAAACDTPATHEPSAPGAEKGPRSG; translated from the exons ATGACCCGACCACCCGGGGCCAGTGGCACGAACTCCGGCAGCAACGTCGACGTCAATGCACCAGCACAGCAGCCAACTGCGACACCAAGCAAGCGGCCTCGGACGCAGGACCCGGAggcggtcggcgaggagccggacccgcgcggcagcagcagccgccggagccgacgacgtgggcggtACTTTGGGCcggacggcgcgctgcgGCCGTTCCGGCTGCtacgcggcgacgcggccagcCTGCGGGCGCGGTGGCCGTCGGACTGGACCGTCTTCAACCagcaggtggtggcgagCGCCGTGTACGTCTTCTTCACCAACCTGCTGCCGGGCATCACGTTTGCGGGCGACCTGGCGGTGCAGACGGGGCGGTCATGGGGCACGGTCGAGGTGGTGCTCAGCACGGGGCTGTGCGGCGTCGTGTTTGCCGT ATTCTCGGCGCAGCCCCTGACCATCCTGGGCGTGACGGGCCCGtttgccgtcctcgccgagaaCATTTACAAGCTGTGCGAGACGCGCTTCCAG GTCGACTTCCTGGCGCTCATGGCCTGGACGCTCATCCACGCCGGATGGATGCACGTGCTGCTAGCGGCGCTCAACGCGCACGACTGGACGATGCGGTACGTGACGCACTTTAGCGCCGACATCTTTTCGCTGCTCAACAGCGTCATCTACGTGCacaaggcggcgctggagctgcagcgggagcacgcacgcgcccgctcccgcgccgccacctcctcctccttgggcccggacaacggcggcgagggcatcgaggcggccctcgcgccgtTCCTCTACGCcgtgctcggcgccgcgggcacctgcctgctcgccgtgctgctctcgacggcaccgtcgtcgtgggcgccgcTCCTCCCGCGCTGGCTGCGCGTCGGGCTGGGCGAGTACGCGGCCGCGCTGTCGGTGCTGCTCTGGGTGGGCGTGCCGCACGTGGGCGACCTCGTGGCACTGGACCACGCGCGGCTCGAGGTGCAGGGCGAGTCGctgcggccgtcggcgtggcccgcgcgcgggggcttcgtcgtcgagttCTGGCGGCTGCCCGTCGGGTGGGTGttcctggcggcggtgccgggggCCATCGTCACggtgctcttcttcttcgaccACGAgatcagcagcatcatctgCGCGAGCCGCGGCCGGTACGGCGTCCGCAAGCCCGGCGGGTTCGCGTGGGacgtggcgctgctgggcctgacgacggccgtgtgcggcgtcgtgggcatcCCGCCTGCCAACGGGTTGCTgccgcaggcgccgctgcacACCGAGTCGCTGCTGTACCGTCGTGTCGATGGCCGTGGCGatgctgtcgacggcgatgatgacgatgatgatgacgaggagggggaggaggaggagaggagtGACGTGCCTCGGGGCGTCGATGAtccagagcagcagcagcccgtgcgccccgcggcctcgtcaacaccatcaccaccatcaccaccatcaccaccaccaccatccccatCGCCACCcgcggcacgcacgcgcacgcgcacgcacgaGCAGCGCTACTCGCCGCTCctccaggccgccctcatcCTGGCCTTCATCGCCCCGCCCCTGCAGCGCGTGCTCGGGCTGACGCCCACGTCGGTCCTCGCGGGGCTGTTCCTCTTCATGGCGTACCAGTCGCTGCGGGCCAACCCGATGCTCGCGCGCGTCGGGCACCTCGTCACGCCCCCGTCGGCCCTGCCTCCGCTCgacagcggcaacggcaacggcaaggtCTCGTGGCGCGGCGTCCACGCCTTCAccgccgcgcagctgctcctcacggcgctcgtcttcggcgtcaccctcaccgtcgccgcgcccgccttcccgctcctcgtcgtcgccctcgtgccGCTCCGCCTCACCGTCATGCCGCGCCTCTGGTCCCGCGAGACGCTCGCCCATGTCGACGCGTGGGCgtgccgccctggccggcccgAGGACGTGCGCGGTTGCCGCTCCTCATCCCCGtcgtccccctcctccttgttgccctccccctcctcctcctcacgaGGCAGAGCCAGAGACGGAGAGGGGCCCAGCGGCAAGACAAccgcgggtgctgctgcgaccgGCCATTCGCCACcggcagcgtcggcggcggcctgtgACACCCCCGCGACGCATGAACCGTCCGCCCCAGGCGCAGAGAAGGGACCCCGGAGCGGCTGA
- the mtg1 gene encoding Mitochondrial GTPase 1 (COG:S~EggNog:ENOG503NXC2~BUSCO:EOG09262WHU), giving the protein MASAGASAAAAAAAATAARFVSRDSFAIPSSIPKTYFLGHHAAGASKIKGLLSTISVVLECRDFRLPLSTHNPTLERAVAGRERLVVYTKADLGADSARAARPALRRLYGPDRVLFWDKNRPATTDALLARLRDMAREQDSLTGLRALVVGMPNVGKSTLLNALRAAGAPPGQRRAKAARTGDQAGVTRRVGTAVRVVDPEDASSPDGSGGGRGVAGGVYVLDTPGIFQPYVDDGETMVKVALAHGIKKGLIPDEILADYLLYRMNRWDPHLYARYCPPTNDVNEFLDAVARRDGKLKTGGLPNWQEAAARVLSQWRDGKLGRYVLDDLDDAHLRAHELMLEEPQLSLSQARKLQKEERKREKAR; this is encoded by the coding sequence ATGGCCTCCGCCGGtgcttccgccgccgccgccgccgccgccgccaccgcagcgCGCTTCGTGTCGCGCGACTCCTTCGCCATCCCCTCGTCCATCCCCAAGACGTACTTCCTCGGCCAccacgccgcgggcgccagCAAGATCAAGGGCCTGCTCTCGACCATCTCGGTGGTGCTCGAGTGCCGCGACTTCCGGCTCCCGCTGTCGACGCACAACCCGACGCtggagcgcgccgtcgccggccgcgagcgcctcgtcgtctacACAAAGGCGGACCTGGGCGCCGACTcggcccgcgcggcgcgcccggccctgcgccgcctctaCGGGCCCGACCGCGTCCTCTTCTGGGACAAGAAccgccccgccaccaccgacgccctgctcgcccgcctgcgcgacATGGCCCGCGAGCAGGACTCCCTCACCGGCTTGCGCGCCCTCGTTGTCGGCATGCCCAACGTCGGCAAGAGCACCCTGCTCaacgccctgcgcgccgcgggcgccccgccaggccagcgcagggccaaggccgcccgcACGGGCGACCAGGCGGGCGTGACGCGGCGCGTCGGCACGGCGGTacgcgtcgtcgaccccgaggatgcatcgtcgcccgacggcagcggcggcggccggggcgtcgcgggcggcgtgtaCGTGCTCGACACGCCCGGCATCTTCCAGCCctacgtcgacgacggcgagaccATGGTCAAGGTGGCCCTCGCGCACGGCATCAAAAAGGGCCTCATCCCCGACGAGATCCTCGCCGACTACCTGCTCTACCGCATGAACCGTTGGGACCCGCACCTCTACGCCCGCTACTGCCCGCCCACAAACGACGTCAacgagttcctcgacgccgtcgcccgccgcgacggcaagctcaagacgggcgggctgcccAACTGGcaagaggccgccgcccgcgtcctctCCCAGTGGCGCGATGGCAAGCTCGGCCGctacgtcctcgacgacctcgacgatgcccacCTGCGCGCCCACGAGCTGATGCTGGAAGAGCCGCAGCTGAGCCTCAGCCAAGCCCGGAAGCTGCAAaaggaggagcgcaagcgGGAAAAGGCCCGTTGA
- the CTI6 gene encoding Histone deacetylase complex subunit (COG:S~EggNog:ENOG503NYTJ~BUSCO:EOG09260NE0), which yields MAPPSPRRSSRARATNSQSQQSSVSSGTSGRHERSTRSHQKPPSGKSTPSASLSSEPLDDLDDTLLSRRRKRGQDDDPERPPRVENTIIMANGAVDLQDEEDEAVRCICGSEDYPGRPPVEGPDADFFAGIELTEEVTGFFVQCDVCKVWQHGACVGIFSAEASPDEYFCEQCRKDLHRIHTASNGQKYSKYLPLHQASRTTSRATSIAKDGTRSPKPSGSKRERPNSASQAAAKRRSTMNSRDAAYDDELLRRVIEASKEDAPPDTSDTASRRAKRGRSDSEENGTNAKRQRTGSRSVSPAAAELPDANGGDASDDDSSARNGAKKSRNVRSQREKSEKEDKEQQRQEAANKRKGRAERRRAEDSDLSEEMPLAAAKVVQSKSVEPPSVEETPTPAQPPGTPPTSNPTGTSGTTHKRAARSSHKRGKGRNQYTKDRDADDESPARSMSRDIQKNADEPSHGKASADSKHGHKGKQAATHKMSMLDMKRRVAAIMEFISRTQVDLAGEHGGSTSGSSSSGADTPQKNDATGVKAGGDGTNGATPDASDAKGFKELNCMEMMDVLTRDMVKWQNQYS from the exons ATGGCACCCCCTTCGCCGCGTCGATCCTCGAGAGCCCGCGCGACGAATTCGCAATCCCAACAGTCTTCTGTGTCCTCGGGAACCTCTGGACGCCACGAGCGAAGCACCAGATCCCACCAAAAACCCCCCTCAGGCAagtcgacgcccagcgcctcgctctcgtcggagccgctcgacgacctcgacgacactcTCCTCAGCCGGAGACGCAAGCgcggccaagacgacgaTCCGGAAAGACCCCCCCGCGTCGAAAACACAATCATCATGGCCAATGGAGCCGTCGACCtccaggacgaggaggacgaggccgtccgcTGCATCTGCGGCTCCGAGGACTACCCGGGCCGCCCCCCCGTCGAgggccccgacgccgacttcttcgccggcatcgagctGACCGAAGAGGTTACGGGGTTCTTCGTTCAATGCGACGTCTGCAAGGTCTGGCAGCATGGTGCCTGTGTCGGCATCTTcagcgccgaggcgtcgCCCGACGAGTACTTTTGCGAGCAGTGCCGCAAAGACCTCCACAGGATTCACACAGCCAGCAATGG GCAAAAATACTCCAAATACCTTCCCCTCCATCAAGCCTCGCGAACGACATCGCGCGCGACATCGATAGCAAAGGATGGCACTCGATCCCCGAAACCGAGCGGTTCCAAGAGGGAGCGCCCCAACTCCGCCTCGCAAGCCGCGGCGAAGAGGCGGTCCACGATGAacagccgcgacgccgcctaCGATGATGAATTGCTCCGTCGAGTCATTGAGGCGAGCAAAGAGGACGCGCCCCCCGACACGTCGGacacggcctcgaggcgggccaAGCGAGGGCGAAGCGACAGCGAAGA AAACGGCACAAACGCCAAGCGGCAGCGCACAGGCTCTCGCTCcgtgtcgccggcggcggcggaactgCCGGACGCAAACGGCGGGGATGCCTCGGACGACGACTCCAGCGCCCGCAACGGTGCCAAGAAGTCAAGGAACGTCAGAAGCCAGCGCGAGAAGTCGGAGAAGGAGGACAAGGAACAACAGAGGCAGGAGGCGGCAAACAAGCGCAAGGGCCGGGCCgaacggcgccgagcagaaG ACTCCGACTTGTCGGAAGAAATGCCTCTGGCAGCAGCCAAGGTCGTCCAGAGCAAGAGCGTCGAGCCCCCCAGCGTCGAGGaaacgccgacgcccgcacagccgccgggcacgccgccgacgagcaaCCCGACAGGCACATCAGGCACCACCCACAAGAGGGCCGCTCGGAGCTCCCACAAGAGGGGCAAGGGACGCAACCAGTACACCAAGGAccgcgacgcggacgacgagtcgccggcgcggtcCATGTCACGAGATATCCAGAAAAACGCGGACGAGCCTAGCCACGGCAAGGCTTCCGCCGATAGCAAGCACGGACAcaagggcaagcaagccgcCACGCACAAGATGAGCATGCTGGACATGAAGCGCCGAGTGGCCGCAATCATGGAGTTCATCTCCCGGACGCAGGTGGacctggcgggcgagcatggcggttccaccagcggcagcagcagcagcggtgccGACACGCCGCAGAAAAACGACGCCACCGGCGTCAAGGCAGGTGGCGACGGTACAAACGGCGCGACGCCGGACGCGTCCGACGCCAAGGGGTTCAAGGAGCTCAACTGCATGGAGATGATGGACGTTTTGACACGCGATATGGTCAAGTGGCAGAACCAGTACTCCTGA
- the CTI6 gene encoding Histone deacetylase complex subunit, variant 2 (COG:S~EggNog:ENOG503NYTJ), producing the protein MAPPSPRRSSRARATNSQSQQSSVSSGTSGRHERSTRSHQKPPSGKSTPSASLSSEPLDDLDDTLLSRRRKRGQDDDPERPPRVENTIIMANGAVDLQDEEDEAVRCICGSEDYPGRPPVEGPDADFFAGIELTEEVTGFFVQCDVCKVWQHGACVGIFSAEASPDEYFCEQCRKDLHRIHTASNGQKYSKYLPLHQASRTTSRATSIAKDGTRSPKPSGSKRERPNSASQAAAKRRSTMNSRDAAYDDELLRRVIEASKEDAPPDTSDTASRRAKRGRSDSEELVSHTSQAIDTGLTSHRNGTNAKRQRTGSRSVSPAAAELPDANGGDASDDDSSARNGAKKSRNVRSQREKSEKEDKEQQRQEAANKRKGRAERRRAEGRVFRLQLDRIPEANAASSRLRLVGRNASGSSQGRPEQERRAPQRRGNADARTAAGHAADEQPDRHIRHHPQEGRSELPQEGQGTQPVHQGPRRGRRVAGAVHVTRYPEKRGRA; encoded by the exons ATGGCACCCCCTTCGCCGCGTCGATCCTCGAGAGCCCGCGCGACGAATTCGCAATCCCAACAGTCTTCTGTGTCCTCGGGAACCTCTGGACGCCACGAGCGAAGCACCAGATCCCACCAAAAACCCCCCTCAGGCAagtcgacgcccagcgcctcgctctcgtcggagccgctcgacgacctcgacgacactcTCCTCAGCCGGAGACGCAAGCgcggccaagacgacgaTCCGGAAAGACCCCCCCGCGTCGAAAACACAATCATCATGGCCAATGGAGCCGTCGACCtccaggacgaggaggacgaggccgtccgcTGCATCTGCGGCTCCGAGGACTACCCGGGCCGCCCCCCCGTCGAgggccccgacgccgacttcttcgccggcatcgagctGACCGAAGAGGTTACGGGGTTCTTCGTTCAATGCGACGTCTGCAAGGTCTGGCAGCATGGTGCCTGTGTCGGCATCTTcagcgccgaggcgtcgCCCGACGAGTACTTTTGCGAGCAGTGCCGCAAAGACCTCCACAGGATTCACACAGCCAGCAATGG GCAAAAATACTCCAAATACCTTCCCCTCCATCAAGCCTCGCGAACGACATCGCGCGCGACATCGATAGCAAAGGATGGCACTCGATCCCCGAAACCGAGCGGTTCCAAGAGGGAGCGCCCCAACTCCGCCTCGCAAGCCGCGGCGAAGAGGCGGTCCACGATGAacagccgcgacgccgcctaCGATGATGAATTGCTCCGTCGAGTCATTGAGGCGAGCAAAGAGGACGCGCCCCCCGACACGTCGGacacggcctcgaggcgggccaAGCGAGGGCGAAGCGACAGCGAAGAGTTGGTCTCTCACACCAGTCAAGCCATCGACACCGGTCTGACGAGCCACAGAAACGGCACAAACGCCAAGCGGCAGCGCACAGGCTCTCGCTCcgtgtcgccggcggcggcggaactgCCGGACGCAAACGGCGGGGATGCCTCGGACGACGACTCCAGCGCCCGCAACGGTGCCAAGAAGTCAAGGAACGTCAGAAGCCAGCGCGAGAAGTCGGAGAAGGAGGACAAGGAACAACAGAGGCAGGAGGCGGCAAACAAGCGCAAGGGCCGGGCCgaacggcgccgagcagaaGGTAGAGTCTTCCGTTTGCAGCTGGACAGGATCCCAGAAGCTAACGCTGCGTCGTCAAGACTCCGACTTGTCGGAAGAAATGCCTCTGGCAGCAGCCAAGGTCGTCCAGAGCAAGAGCGTCGAGCCCCCCAGCGTCGAGGaaacgccgacgcccgcacagccgccgggcacgccgccgacgagcaaCCCGACAGGCACATCAGGCACCACCCACAAGAGGGCCGCTCGGAGCTCCCACAAGAGGGGCAAGGGACGCAACCAGTACACCAAGGAccgcgacgcggacgacgagtcgccggcgcggtcCATGTCACGAGATATCCAGAAAAACGCGGACGAGCCTAG
- a CDS encoding uncharacterized protein (EggNog:ENOG503NWPP), protein MGEFTMMSPDTVSSLFPDRPIRPLPKRRLRERLSPEAAGSIKYPPSTLDNVPLFYYPPYTAKDDGAAAQANGEPAAALEHGRRPDPPSFQSLRNGVRPPAGEEQQSGPRSTLITRPQPDMLTRAARRPSRPDPARAADPQPPPSATSSVDGYDSFENSNKKKRKIPSASDSVLNGAGSLSSDLSSLGISGNAHSPTDDAGERLHHGSAGYSAPGSYASANQGFSGPGRGRLGRSRNGRSPLRALADGNSVWPGRSSKGGTSPWSPAPEGTGIISSAIANAEKHPPQGQENVSLLQQHSATPKPTPASTQFTFTCDSQVPGTVQWPGHPNRHAMSAQASPPGPNAPNGANHEAAPGAAGTKSAGRRKSRRRLDRELDVAARQRKQMAADIYYHQPPRPEDVWICEFCEFESIFGRAPLRLIRDYEIKDRRHRQEEADRKRLLEKAKAKSRKARKSGKPLGKGGHGTQAPEDPRQPDPQDDQDATPMQHSHSHSTQSEDEYEDDFEDDYPSPPPERVPPLGDGRGGVLPMRSKP, encoded by the exons ATGG GTGAATTCACAATGATGTCGCCCGATACAGTGTCGTCGCTGTTTCCCGATCGGCCCATTCGGCCCCTCCCCAAGAGGCGACTACGAGAACGCCTCTCGCCAGAGGCCGCAGGCTCGATCAAGTATCCGCCGTCGACCCTCGACAACGTCCCCCTCTTCTATTACCCGCCGTAcacggccaaggacgacggcgcggcggcccaggcaaacggcgagcccgccgctgcccttgAGCACGGCCGGCGACCCGACCCGCCCTCCTTCCAGAGCCTGCGCAATGgcgtccgcccgccggctggcgaggagcagcagagcgGCCCGCGGAGCACGCTCATCACCAGGCCCCAGCCGGACATGCTGACGCGAGCGGCACGTCGTCCATCTCGACCGGACCCGGCCCGCGCGGCCGATCCTCAGCCGCCCCCATCCGCAACGTCGTCGGTCGACGGCTACGACTCGTTTGAGAACAGCAATAAGAAGAAGCGGAAAATCCCATCTGCAAGCGACTCGGTTCTGAATGGGGCTGGCTCTCTGAGCAGCGATCTCAGCTCCTTGGGCATCTCTGGAAACGCACATTCGCCCacggacgacgccggcgagagGCTCCACCACGGCTCTGCTGGATATTCGGCTCCCGGCTCCTACGCATCGGCCAATCAAGGCTTCTCCGGGCCCGGTAGGGGGAGGCTGGGCCGCTCTCGAAACGGCAGAAGCCCTCtgcgcgccttggccgacgGTAACAGCGTCTGGCCAGGCCGGTCTTCCAAGGGCGGCACCTCGCCGTGGTCACCAG CACCTGAAGGCACGGGCATCATCTCCAGCGCGATAGCCAACGCCGAGAAGCACCCGCCCCAGGGGCAGGAGAACGTGAGCCTACTGCAGCAGCactcggcgacgcccaaacccacgccggcgtcgacgcaaTTCACCTTTACTTGCGACTCTCAGGTACCGGGTACCGTGCAGTGGCCTG GCCACCCGAATCGCCATGCCATGTCGGCACAAGCGTCTCCCCCCGGACCGAACGCGCCCAATGGCGCGAATCACGAGGCGGCTCCCGGGGCCGCTGGAACCAAGTCGGCTGGGCGACGCAAGTCTCGTCGACGTCTGGATCGAGagctcgacgtggccgcTCGCCAACGCAAGCAGATGGCGGCCGACATTTACTACCACCAACCTCCCCGGCCGGAGGATGTCTGGATATGCGAATTTTGCGAGTTTGAGAGCATCTTTGGCCGGGCTCCCCTCCGTCTCATCCGAGACTACGAAATCAAggatcgccgccaccgccaagAGGAGGCCGACCGCAAGCGACTGCTAGAgaaggcaaaggccaagAGCCGCAAGGCCAGAAAGTCGGGGAAGCCTCTCGGCAAGGGCGGACATGGCACGCAGGCTCCCGAGGACCCTCGCCAGCCGGATCCCCAGGACGACCAGGACGCGACCCCCATGCAGCACAGCCACAGTCACTCGACGCAGTCCGAGGACGAGTACGAGGACGATTTCGAGGACGATTACCCGAGCCCTCCCCCTGAACGAGTTCCGCCGTTGGgagacggtcgaggcggcgtccTGCCGATGAGATCGAAGCCATAG